GCTGGTCCTGGGCTGGGAAACCGGCTCACCGCGAGAGCTGGCGACGCGCCGCACGGCCGCGCTGCGCAGGCTGCGGCGGTTCCGCCCGGTCGCGCTCGGCCGCGCGCTGGGCGAGACGTGGCGCAAGGGGCGGTTCAACGGGCCTCGACAGCGGGACGTGCTGCTCGACGCGGGCGTGTGCGTCGAGACGCTGGAGACCGCGGCGACGTGGTCGGACCTGACCGCGTTGCGCACTGCCGTGCGGGGGGCGCTGATCGAATCCCTTGGCACGCACGGCAGCAGCCCGGTCGTGATGTGCCACATCTCCCACGCGTACGAGACCGGCGCTTCGCTGTACTTCACGACGCTGACCCCGCGCTCCGCCGACGACCCGCTCGGGCAGTGGCAGCGCGCCAAGGTCGCGGCCTGCGAGGCGATCGTCCGGCACAGCGGCACGATCAGCCACCACCACGCGGTGGGCGTGGACCACGCGCCGTGGCTCGGGGCGGAGATCGGCGACCTGGGGCTCGAAGTGCTGCGCGCGGTGAAGCAGCGCCTCGACCCGACGGGCGTGCTCAACCCGGGAAAGCTCGTCGGCGACGCAAAACCGCTGCCGTGAGCACGGCGGCCGACACCCCGCCAACCGCGTTCGCGCAGTAGTCGGCGGTTGAACACACGCGTCCCGGGATCTGGCTCTGCACTATCTCGATCAAGCCCGGCAACGCGATCGCCAGCCACACGCCGTATGCGGTGCGGCGGGTGGCCAGCACGACCGCGATCACCACAGGCGCGAGCACCAGCAGGTTCAGCACGTTCTCCAGGTCTCCGCCGAGCTGGGCGAGCGAGCGCAGCAGCTTGGTCGCCCGAGTCGGCAAGCACTGCGTCAGCGTGGGCGGACTGCGTTGCAGCCCCGGCCCGAACGTCAGCGCCAAGGTGGAGCTGAGCAGCAACAACGACATCAGGGACCAGCCGGGGTGCCAGCCGGTGCGCGCGGCGAGCGGGCGCCAGAGCAGCAGGCTCACCGCGGTCCCGGCCAGGAGCCCGAGCGCGGTCCACCACGTGATCGGAACGCGGACGTGAAGGATGTACACGGACGCGATGCTGCCTCGTGGGGTGTAGCGGGATAGTGTGGCCTGGGTGACCGGTGATCTCCTGATCCGTTCGGTGCGACCCTGGCCCCACACCGCCGGTGGGCCCGAGACGGATGTCCTCTGTCAGGGCGGCAGCATTGCCGCGATCAACTCCGACATCCCGGCCCCGGACGGCGTCCCCGTGGTGGACGGGCGCGGAGGGGTGCTGCTGCCCGCGTTCGCCGACGCGCACGCGCACCTCGACTCCACCCGTCTCGGCCTGCCGTTCCGCGAGCACACAGCGGGCCCGGGCCTCGCCGGGCTGATCGAGAACGACCGCGCGAACTGGCGCTCGGCGGAGAAGGGCGTCACCGACCGGGCCACCTACACGCTCGGCCGCACGATCGCCGCGGGCGCGACCCTGGTCCGCAGCCACGCGCAGGTCGACACCGACTCCGGACTCGAACGCCTCGAAGGCGTGCTCGCGGCGAAGGAGGCCCACGCCGCGCGGGCCACCGTGCAGGTGGTCGCCTTCCCGCAGTGCGGAATCCTGCGCGACCCCGGTACGGAGGACCTGCTCGACCAGGCGCTGCGCGCGGGCGCGGACCTCGTCGGCGGCATCGATCCGGCCGGCTACGACCGCGATCCGGTGCGCCACCTCGACATCGTCTTCGGCCTCGCCGAACGGCACCAGCGCGGGGTGGACGTCCACCTGCACGACTCCGGTGAGCTGGGTGCCTTCGAGATCGAGCTGATCTGCGAGCGCACGGCGGCCCTGGGAATGGCGGGCCGGGTGACGATCAGCCACGCGTTCGCATTGTCCACTGTGGACTCCGATCGGCAGGTCGCGCTGATCGACCTGCTCGCGGCCAACGACATCGCGGTCACCACGGTGGCCGGCGGCCGCGCCAACCCGCTGCCGCTGCGCCGCCTGCGCCGGGCCGGAGTGCGGATCGGCCTCGGTCAGGACGGCATCCGCGACTACTGGTCCCCGTACGGCAACGGCGACATGCTCGACCGCGCGTGGCAGTTGGCCTACCGCAACGGTTTCCGGGCCGATGACGAGATCGAGATGTGCGTGGACATCGCCACCAGGGGCGGCGCGCACGCGCTCGGCGTCGACCGGCACAGGATGCTCGAGGGCGACTCGGCGGACCTCGTCGTGGTTCCCGGCGACTCCGTGGCCGCGGCGGTGATGGACCGCGAGGTGCGCACCCTCGTCGTCCGCGCGGGCACACTGGTCGCCGCGAACGGGGAGCTCTACGCCTGAAATCGGAAGACGCGTGAGCGGGACGGCGGTATGAAGTCCCGATGAGCGACGTCGTCCACCAGCACCGCGCCCGGCTGGCGGCGCTCGACCCGCTGTTCCCCACGATCACGCCGCCGGATGACGCCGGGCGCATCGAGGTGCCGGGAGCTGTCGGCTTCTTCACCACGGAGGACAGCAGTCCCGAGGTCGCGCTGTGGGCGGCGGCTCGTCGGCACGTCCTCCGGGTTCGCCTGAGCACCGGCACGACCGGCGAACTGGGCCCATTGCTGGACGAGTGGGACAAGCACCTGACCGAGGTGTGCACGCCCGGCGACCGCGACGAGGCCGCCGTCATCAACTGGCCGAGCCGCGACAGCATCGCCGTGCGCGAGTTGGTCTTCCACGGTTTCTCGCCCGCGTCGGTCGTGGCCGTCCGGCCGATCGGACGCCCCATCCCGTCGCTCGCCACGCCCCACGAGGTCCGTCCGGCCGTGGTGGCGGACATCCCGGCGCTCGTCGAGCTTTCCGTGGCGCTGCACAGCCATGACGCGCGCTACGGCCTGGTCACCGAGCGGGCCAACGCGCGCGAGGTGCTGGCCGAGGAGATGCGGGAGGCGGTGGCTGAGGGGATCGTGCTGGTCGCCGAGCGCGACGGAGAGGTGATCGGGTTCGTCGAGGCCGAGGCGGGGGAGCGCGCGAGCTGGGCGCAGGCGATGGTCCTCGCCGAGCCGACCGCCTACCTGAGCAGGCTCTACGTCCGCCCTGACGCGCGCTCCAACGGCGTCGCCTGCGCCCTGGCCGCGGAGGTGCACGCGCGGTTGAACGACCTGGGCGCTCCCGTCACCCTGATGGAACACATCCTGGCCAACGAGTTCTCCACGCCGTTCTGGTACCGCCAGGGCTACCGTCCACTGTGGACCATCTGGCAACGCCGCCCGGCTGTCCGCTAGCCCGGAGCCGCTAGTCGCGTCTGCGGGGGCGGAGGAGGGTTCGTTTGGCCAGCACCTCTTCGAGGGCCTGGCGGGTGCGTTCGACCTCGCCGTCGAAGTGGTTCTGGTCGGCGGCGGGGACGGACTCGGCGGGTTTGGGCAGCGGCTTGATGGTCAGCCACCGCTCGTCCCAGAGCGCCTCGACCGCGGTCTCCCACTGGGTTTCCACGCTCATCCGCACGAGCCGTTCCCGGTCGGCGGCGCGGGCCAGTCGTTCGCCGTTGCGCTCCACCTCGATCTCCAGCTGCCGCGCGCGCTCCTTGTCGCGTTCGCGGGTGCGCTGCACCGCCTGGTCCACCCTGCCGGTGATCTCGCGGTAGCGCTGGCTCGCGGAGGTTCCCTCGCTCACAGCCACTCTCCCGTCATCACTGACCTCCGGTGATGTCGAAGGGGATCACGACCTCGGGCTTGGCGTGCTCGAACCGGTCGAAGAACAGGCCGCGGCGCGGCCGCGGCGCCCAGCTGATGATCTGCCCGGCGGCCAGGCTGGACAGCTCCTGCCCGTGCACGTCCAGCGCCACCCAGCTGCCGATGTCGTCGAGCGCGCCGCCGATCAGCGAGCTCTTGAGCCGCTGGGCGCTGCGCCACCAGCCGATGACGTGCGTTCCGAACTCCGGGCCGTGCTTGAGCACGAACTTCATCGTGTCCAAACCGGACTGACGGGTCGCCGGGTTCTTCTGCTCCAGCAACGGGTACGCCGCGTCGATCGCGTAGAGCAGCACGTAGTGCGGACGCGGGGTCTCGGCACAGGTGCCGGACAGTCGCGTGTTCAGTCCCTCGGCGAGGCCGTCCAGCTTCGCCCGGATGCCGTCGAGGTCGATCACGTCAACGCCGTGCCCCGCGGCCGTCAGCTCGTCGGCCAGCGCCTTGGCGCTCTCGGTCGCGTCCTCGGTCAGGTAGGCGACGGTGAAGTCCGCGTCGCCCGGATCGTGTTGCCGGGACAGCGACAGCGCCGCCGCGCCGAGCACGCTGGTCGCGTCCCGGGCCACCGAGCCGATCGCGGCGATGTTGCGCCCCGGCGAGCGGAGCAGGCGGACCTTGGCCGCGCTGCCGCTGACGTCGATGACCTGACCGAGCAGCGCGGTCGGCACGACGGCCCCGGGGCCGAGCTCCGCAAAGTCGTCCACAGTGGACAGACGGGGTACCTTCTCGCCGTCGAAGAGCAACGGCTCCGGCAGGTTCTCCGTGCGCCGCTGCCACAGTTCGAGCTGGAGCGCGTCGAAGGTGCCCTTGCTGGTCGCGTCCGGAACGCGCGCGATCTCGTTGCCGTGCCGCACCCCGGAGTCGTGGTTGATCACCGCGTGCCTGCGCGGGACCTCCATGGCGGCCATGTTGGTCTCGGCGAGCACCCGCCGCGCCTTGGGCAGCGCCACCCGCAGCACGAACTGCTCGAAGATCGCGGGCTTGCCCCAGAACGCCTCGATGCCGGAGACGTCCTGGCTGGAGAGCACCAGGTGGATGCCCTGCGACCGGCCGCGCCGCGCCACGTCCTCCAGCAGCCCGACCGCGCGGCTGGTGACCGCGTCCCGCTCGGCGAAGAGGTACTGGAACTCGTCGATCACCGCCACGATCCTGGGCCAGCGACCGGACGGGTCCTCCGCGCGCAGCTCCTCCAGCTTGGTGACCTCGTGGTGCTTGGCCGCGTCCGCCCGCCGCCGCATCTCGTCGGCGAGGAACTTCAGCAGCGCCAGGCCGAACTCCCGGTCCGCGTTGACGTTCACGCCGACCAGCCGCGCGTGCGGCAGCCAGCTCGGGTCCTTGCGGCCGGGGGTGAACTGCGCGAAGGACACGCCCTCCTTGAAGTCGAGCAGGTACAGCTCCAGCTCGTCGGGGGAGTAGCGGGACACCAGCGCGCCGAGCATCGCGTACAGGAAGTTCGTCTTGCCGGACCCGCTCGGCCCGCCGACGAGCACGTGCGGCGAGGCGTCGCCGATGATCATCGAGACCGGCTCGCCGTCGTGGTAGCCGATCGGCGCCTCCAGCCCGGACGCCGACGTGCCGGTCCAGCGCACCTCGGGCAGCAGGTCGTCGAAGGTGCAGACCCGGCTCCTGCGCTCCAGCAGCGCCTCGGAGATCGCGCCGCAGGCCCTGGTGACCTGCTCGCGGGGCAGCTGCGGGTCGAGCGTGACGGACGCGTGCGGGCCGGTCATCGAGCCGCGGATGACGCCGTCCTTGCCGACCCTGATCGTCTCCAGCGGCGAGTTCACCGTGATCGGCAGGTCGACCAGGATCAGCTGGATGCCGCAGGCGAGGCCGTTGCGGGCGATGCGCTGCAGCTTCTGCTGGAGCTGTTCCTCCAGCGCCGTGCGGTTGCCGAAGAGCACGGCCACCCGCCACGGTTCGCTGCGCTTGCCGGTCGCGTCGGCCACCGCGCGCAGCGACGGCCTGCCGTCGACGAGCACGCTGGTGTGGATGCGCCGGATGTGCTCGGCGAACTCGTCCAGCAGCTCGTGCAGCCGCGCCGGGTCGTGCACGGTCAGCAGACCGGCCCTGGCCAGCGGGTAGAGCCCGGGCAGCGCGCCGGTGAGCTGGGCGACGTCCCAGACGTGCAGCTGCACGGTGCCGGGCTGGAAGTAGCTGATCAGCCGCAGCAGCAGCCCTTCGACGGTGCCCTCGATCTGCGCGCGCGTCTCCGGGGTGGAGCTGAACGACAGGTGCGACTCGTCCAGCAGCGGGACCGCGGCGGGGAACTCCTCGCGCTCGGGAGCGCGGTCGATCACCGCGGAGCCGACCCGCCAGAGCCCGGGCACGTCGCCGCTGCCGTCGCGCTGGCCCGCGTGCCCGAGCCAGGTCTGCCACGGCTCCCCGGCCGGTCCCGGCGCGGCCTCGGTGACCAGCCGGTGCAGCTCCAGCGGCCCCTGACCGGTCCAGCCGGTGAAGATGCCCTGGTACTCGTCCAGCGCCTGCTGGATCACCGGCTTGAGCAGCGGGTTGTCCAGGCAGCGGCGGAAGGCGGGGTCGTCGACCGCGGTGGTCACCCCGGTCTGCCGGATCCACAGCTCGAACATGCTGCGGGCATGGGCCACCGCCGCCCGCGAGTGGTCCCGGGCGGCCGCGCCGAGGGCAAGGCCCACGGTCTCGCGGAACTCCTCGAACGCGTGCTCGATCTTCTTGCGGCGTTCGGTCCGCTTGTTCAACGCTCACCCCAACGGCGTTGTCGGTTTCCCCATGATCAAGTTATCAACGCCGGAGCACGGGTTCCTCAGAGGGCCGCGGCGAAACCGCCGACCGCCTCCGTCCCCTCGGCCAGCCTGCCGAGCAACCGCTCCAGCAGCTCCTCCGCCCTGGCCAGCTCCGGGGGCACCAGCGAGCGCTGGTGGCCGGTGGACAGGTCGGCGAACTCCTCCGCGGCCTCGGCCAGCCGGTCCGCAGCGGCGCGCGCGTGGTGCACGGCCGCGCCGAGGTGCTGGCACACCACCTCGAACGCGGCCCGCAGTTCGGCGACGGACACGGCCTACAGCCGGTTCGCGTAGTCCTCGGCGGTCGAGATCGCCTGGGTGACGCCGTTCTGCACGTTGTTGAGGTCCTCCAGCATCTGGGTGAACATGCCCTGGATCTTCTCGGCGTCGTCCTGCGCGCTGCCCTCGGACGCCTGCACGAACGCGGTCTGCGCCTCTTCGATGGCCGAGGCGGCCTGTTGGAGGGCGGCGATGCTCTCGTTC
The window above is part of the Allokutzneria albata genome. Proteins encoded here:
- a CDS encoding VanZ family protein — protein: MYILHVRVPITWWTALGLLAGTAVSLLLWRPLAARTGWHPGWSLMSLLLLSSTLALTFGPGLQRSPPTLTQCLPTRATKLLRSLAQLGGDLENVLNLLVLAPVVIAVVLATRRTAYGVWLAIALPGLIEIVQSQIPGRVCSTADYCANAVGGVSAAVLTAAVLRRRRAFPG
- a CDS encoding GNAT family N-acetyltransferase, producing MSDVVHQHRARLAALDPLFPTITPPDDAGRIEVPGAVGFFTTEDSSPEVALWAAARRHVLRVRLSTGTTGELGPLLDEWDKHLTEVCTPGDRDEAAVINWPSRDSIAVRELVFHGFSPASVVAVRPIGRPIPSLATPHEVRPAVVADIPALVELSVALHSHDARYGLVTERANAREVLAEEMREAVAEGIVLVAERDGEVIGFVEAEAGERASWAQAMVLAEPTAYLSRLYVRPDARSNGVACALAAEVHARLNDLGAPVTLMEHILANEFSTPFWYRQGYRPLWTIWQRRPAVR
- a CDS encoding FtsK/SpoIIIE domain-containing protein: MNKRTERRKKIEHAFEEFRETVGLALGAAARDHSRAAVAHARSMFELWIRQTGVTTAVDDPAFRRCLDNPLLKPVIQQALDEYQGIFTGWTGQGPLELHRLVTEAAPGPAGEPWQTWLGHAGQRDGSGDVPGLWRVGSAVIDRAPEREEFPAAVPLLDESHLSFSSTPETRAQIEGTVEGLLLRLISYFQPGTVQLHVWDVAQLTGALPGLYPLARAGLLTVHDPARLHELLDEFAEHIRRIHTSVLVDGRPSLRAVADATGKRSEPWRVAVLFGNRTALEEQLQQKLQRIARNGLACGIQLILVDLPITVNSPLETIRVGKDGVIRGSMTGPHASVTLDPQLPREQVTRACGAISEALLERRSRVCTFDDLLPEVRWTGTSASGLEAPIGYHDGEPVSMIIGDASPHVLVGGPSGSGKTNFLYAMLGALVSRYSPDELELYLLDFKEGVSFAQFTPGRKDPSWLPHARLVGVNVNADREFGLALLKFLADEMRRRADAAKHHEVTKLEELRAEDPSGRWPRIVAVIDEFQYLFAERDAVTSRAVGLLEDVARRGRSQGIHLVLSSQDVSGIEAFWGKPAIFEQFVLRVALPKARRVLAETNMAAMEVPRRHAVINHDSGVRHGNEIARVPDATSKGTFDALQLELWQRRTENLPEPLLFDGEKVPRLSTVDDFAELGPGAVVPTALLGQVIDVSGSAAKVRLLRSPGRNIAAIGSVARDATSVLGAAALSLSRQHDPGDADFTVAYLTEDATESAKALADELTAAGHGVDVIDLDGIRAKLDGLAEGLNTRLSGTCAETPRPHYVLLYAIDAAYPLLEQKNPATRQSGLDTMKFVLKHGPEFGTHVIGWWRSAQRLKSSLIGGALDDIGSWVALDVHGQELSSLAAGQIISWAPRPRRGLFFDRFEHAKPEVVIPFDITGGQ
- a CDS encoding amidohydrolase, yielding MTGDLLIRSVRPWPHTAGGPETDVLCQGGSIAAINSDIPAPDGVPVVDGRGGVLLPAFADAHAHLDSTRLGLPFREHTAGPGLAGLIENDRANWRSAEKGVTDRATYTLGRTIAAGATLVRSHAQVDTDSGLERLEGVLAAKEAHAARATVQVVAFPQCGILRDPGTEDLLDQALRAGADLVGGIDPAGYDRDPVRHLDIVFGLAERHQRGVDVHLHDSGELGAFEIELICERTAALGMAGRVTISHAFALSTVDSDRQVALIDLLAANDIAVTTVAGGRANPLPLRRLRRAGVRIGLGQDGIRDYWSPYGNGDMLDRAWQLAYRNGFRADDEIEMCVDIATRGGAHALGVDRHRMLEGDSADLVVVPGDSVAAAVMDREVRTLVVRAGTLVAANGELYA